Proteins from one Cellulosilyticum lentocellum DSM 5427 genomic window:
- a CDS encoding response regulator transcription factor, whose protein sequence is MDKILLVEDEKRMQEIISDYFQVKDCKVICVNQGKEALSILEKESFDLILLDVMMPGIDGFTVCKEVRLRYETPIIFITAKSDEEDQLYGYELGADDYVTKPFSLGVLYAKVNSLIKRAKGTIIEDKLKVNDICIDCKKLEVTVGGEEIKLAPMEYRMLVYFMRNKNQVITRDQLIVRLWGYDFEGNDRVIDTHVKKLRKALGKSGKAIRTIMKVGYKLEVATNEK, encoded by the coding sequence ATGGATAAAATATTATTAGTAGAAGATGAAAAGAGAATGCAGGAGATAATCAGTGATTACTTTCAAGTTAAAGACTGTAAGGTTATCTGCGTGAATCAGGGGAAAGAAGCGCTGAGTATTTTAGAAAAAGAAAGCTTTGATTTAATCTTACTAGATGTGATGATGCCAGGAATAGATGGTTTTACAGTATGTAAAGAGGTGCGCCTTCGGTATGAAACACCCATTATTTTTATTACAGCAAAATCTGATGAAGAAGATCAGCTTTATGGGTATGAGTTAGGGGCAGATGATTATGTGACAAAGCCTTTTTCTTTAGGGGTATTATATGCTAAAGTTAATTCTCTTATTAAGAGGGCAAAAGGAACCATTATTGAGGACAAGCTGAAGGTTAATGATATTTGTATAGATTGCAAGAAATTAGAGGTGACTGTAGGAGGGGAAGAAATCAAGCTAGCTCCTATGGAGTATAGGATGCTTGTTTATTTCATGAGAAATAAAAATCAAGTCATTACAAGAGACCAGCTTATCGTAAGGTTGTGGGGGTATGACTTTGAAGGGAATGATAGGGTGATAGATACTCATGTAAAAAAACTTAGAAAAGCATTGGGTAAAAGTGGCAAGGCTATTCGTACAATCATGAAAGTGGGCTATAAGCTGGAGGTGGCAACCAATGAAAAATAA
- a CDS encoding alpha/beta hydrolase gives MRRTVPLEREAELVCDKSSKPPLIFQLPPEQGREVLERAQDAPVYKYPAEIKIIPVQTSNWGTISVYCVIPDNIVGSPHVIYYIHGAGWVFGSFHTHDKLVRELAARTQSIVIFPEYSRSPEAKYPTAVEQCYEVMCSLPDLLVQASCNARLDTLTVVGDSVGGNMATIMTIMAKYRKGPKIHKQLLYYPVTNACFSTESYYKFAVNYYLYRAGMMWFWDQYTMSKKDRNQITASPLRATIEELKELPDAMVLNGEADVLRDEGEAYARRLREAGVNVTAIRFQAIIHDFVMLNALDQTKACRAAMDISTEWINRKNAEVIM, from the coding sequence ATGAGGAGAACAGTACCTTTAGAAAGAGAAGCAGAATTGGTTTGTGATAAGAGCTCCAAACCACCTCTTATTTTTCAGCTTCCTCCAGAGCAGGGGCGTGAGGTTTTAGAACGTGCCCAGGATGCACCTGTTTATAAGTATCCAGCTGAAATTAAAATAATACCCGTTCAAACAAGCAATTGGGGGACCATTAGTGTCTATTGTGTAATACCGGACAATATCGTAGGTAGCCCTCATGTGATTTACTATATTCATGGAGCAGGTTGGGTATTTGGTAGTTTTCATACGCATGATAAATTAGTAAGAGAACTAGCTGCGCGTACACAGTCTATAGTCATATTTCCTGAATATAGCCGATCACCAGAAGCTAAATATCCTACAGCCGTTGAGCAGTGCTATGAAGTCATGTGTTCATTACCAGATTTATTAGTACAAGCGAGCTGTAATGCTAGATTAGATACCCTAACAGTTGTTGGAGATAGCGTAGGAGGGAATATGGCAACTATAATGACGATTATGGCTAAGTATAGAAAAGGGCCTAAAATCCATAAGCAGCTCCTCTATTATCCCGTTACAAATGCCTGTTTTTCTACGGAATCCTATTACAAGTTTGCAGTAAATTATTATCTGTATAGAGCAGGCATGATGTGGTTCTGGGATCAGTATACAATGAGTAAAAAGGATCGTAATCAGATAACAGCCTCACCTCTAAGGGCAACTATAGAAGAATTAAAAGAGCTTCCTGATGCCATGGTTTTAAATGGAGAGGCAGATGTGCTAAGAGATGAGGGAGAAGCTTATGCTAGAAGGCTGAGAGAAGCTGGAGTCAATGTAACAGCTATACGTTTTCAGGCGATCATCCATGATTTTGTAATGCTTAATGCTTTAGACCAAACTAAAGCCTGTCGCGCTGCAATGGATATTTCTACAGAGTGGATTAATAGAAAAAATGCTGAGGTTATAATGTAA
- a CDS encoding transposase, with the protein MLLNKNTNDNFTPRQLKLPLDIEKIIDISDPVYTLCEVMDHIDLTRYFVEKDCKTGRPRCDSDKMLKIILFTFMEHGISSLRNIEKLCRTDIRYMYLLDGMKAPSFATFGNFIRNELTTSIEQIFIDINSYIFNQEHVDLHHTYIDGTKIEANANRYTWVWKKSCIKNRNKVFEKISLLIDTMNSEVLSFLNVKLEKRDEYAIDYVEALLENYQKAINLEVSKFVSGAGHKKSIHQKQYQEMQGYLERLKKYAKHLEVCGERRNSYSKTDHDATFMRIKRDYMGNDQLLPAYNMQASICDEYIAVIDAKPYASDMECFQPLMEKFNATYGHYPTYPVADAGYGSYNNYLYCEEHGMEKYMKFTMFERETKNEKYHYDPYRAVNFKRDEQGNLICPNNKKFIYKCDRHIYKNQYGRTEEIYECEDCAGCPYRSECCKRSHGNRTVRLNRELTEIHKEVINNLESIHGALLCMNRSIQSEGTFGIIKWDRSYKRLFRRGEKAVILEFTLISCGYNLYKYHNKKHRTSIAA; encoded by the coding sequence ATGCTACTAAACAAAAATACCAATGATAATTTTACACCAAGACAGCTAAAATTACCATTGGATATCGAAAAAATAATTGATATTTCAGATCCAGTATATACTTTATGCGAAGTAATGGATCACATTGACCTAACACGATATTTTGTAGAGAAGGACTGCAAAACAGGTCGTCCAAGATGTGATTCAGATAAAATGCTTAAGATTATACTTTTCACTTTTATGGAGCATGGCATTAGTTCTTTAAGAAATATTGAAAAACTCTGTCGTACAGACATCAGATATATGTATCTTCTTGACGGAATGAAAGCTCCATCTTTTGCTACTTTCGGCAACTTTATTCGTAATGAATTAACGACTTCAATTGAACAAATCTTCATTGATATCAATTCTTATATTTTTAATCAAGAGCATGTGGATTTACATCACACTTACATCGATGGAACAAAGATTGAAGCTAATGCTAATCGCTATACCTGGGTATGGAAGAAATCTTGCATCAAAAATAGAAACAAAGTGTTCGAAAAGATCTCATTACTCATCGATACAATGAATTCAGAGGTTCTTAGTTTTCTTAATGTGAAGTTAGAAAAAAGAGATGAATATGCGATTGATTACGTTGAGGCATTGCTTGAAAATTATCAGAAGGCAATAAATCTAGAGGTTTCAAAATTTGTTTCCGGAGCGGGGCATAAGAAAAGTATCCATCAAAAACAGTATCAGGAAATGCAGGGGTATCTAGAACGCCTCAAGAAATATGCAAAGCACCTCGAAGTATGTGGTGAGCGAAGAAATAGTTATTCAAAAACTGATCACGATGCAACTTTTATGAGAATCAAACGTGATTATATGGGAAATGACCAGCTCCTTCCTGCTTACAACATGCAGGCTTCCATATGTGATGAATATATAGCTGTAATAGACGCAAAACCTTATGCTTCAGACATGGAATGTTTTCAACCTTTAATGGAAAAGTTTAATGCTACTTATGGTCATTATCCAACGTATCCTGTTGCTGACGCAGGATATGGTTCTTATAATAATTATCTTTATTGTGAGGAACATGGCATGGAAAAATATATGAAATTTACTATGTTTGAGAGGGAAACTAAGAATGAAAAATATCATTATGATCCATATCGTGCAGTAAATTTCAAAAGAGATGAACAAGGAAACCTGATCTGTCCTAATAATAAAAAGTTTATATATAAATGTGATAGGCATATATATAAAAATCAATATGGTAGAACAGAAGAAATATATGAATGTGAAGACTGTGCAGGATGTCCATATCGTAGTGAATGTTGCAAAAGATCACATGGAAATAGAACAGTACGCCTTAATCGAGAATTAACAGAAATACATAAGGAAGTAATAAATAATCTAGAATCAATTCATGGTGCCTTATTGTGTATGAACAGAAGTATTCAATCAGAGGGGACATTTGGGATAATTAAGTGGGATAGATCTTATAAAAGATTATTTCGGCGAGGTGAAAAAGCTGTCATTTTAGAATTCACGTTAATCTCTTGTGGATACAACCTCTATAAGTATCATAACAAGAAACATCGGACATCCATAGCTGCATAA
- a CDS encoding aminoglycoside 6-adenylyltransferase yields MHKDLEVAFHNMLALLKKDMRCKGGWHYGSISRGQDDIYSDYDPVFLVADKDFEAFAADVPYFLRAVSDELLILWPESFNDASFKNYCSVIRLGDNLHQLDFFIINQDHPEAWMCKQHCKGCTKEHILFDQTGEVADFLDKGYRTDNYIPDTLRAIDTYWFHIEMLIKYFKRNDIFKLIKNIQEFLFHSHVDLLLSYYDNLDWGAWESKVKHCIPNEKQEHLKAYFSKADLCSLEAAVKESMVLFKQDAEEICRAKSLEYPTLASEQIIAYFYKRLASDNWS; encoded by the coding sequence ATGCATAAAGATTTAGAGGTAGCCTTTCATAATATGCTAGCGCTCTTGAAAAAGGATATGCGTTGTAAAGGAGGTTGGCATTATGGCTCTATTAGCCGAGGGCAAGATGATATTTATTCTGATTACGATCCAGTTTTTTTGGTAGCAGATAAAGATTTTGAAGCCTTTGCGGCAGACGTTCCCTATTTTCTTAGGGCTGTTTCCGATGAGCTTTTAATCCTTTGGCCAGAGAGCTTTAATGATGCTTCCTTCAAAAATTACTGCAGTGTCATTCGCCTGGGAGATAATCTCCATCAATTAGACTTTTTTATTATTAATCAGGACCACCCAGAAGCTTGGATGTGCAAACAACACTGTAAGGGTTGTACCAAGGAGCATATTCTTTTTGACCAAACAGGGGAGGTAGCTGATTTTCTTGACAAAGGCTATCGCACAGATAACTACATTCCTGACACCCTAAGAGCCATAGATACTTACTGGTTCCATATTGAGATGCTGATTAAATACTTCAAAAGAAATGATATCTTCAAATTAATAAAAAACATCCAAGAGTTCTTATTTCATTCACATGTGGATTTACTACTATCCTACTATGATAACTTAGATTGGGGTGCCTGGGAAAGCAAAGTAAAACACTGTATCCCTAATGAAAAACAAGAACACTTAAAAGCTTATTTTTCTAAAGCAGATCTTTGCAGCCTAGAAGCTGCTGTCAAAGAAAGCATGGTTCTTTTTAAACAAGATGCTGAAGAAATTTGTAGAGCGAAGAGCCTTGAATATCCTACTTTGGCCTCTGAACAAATTATTGCCTACTTTTATAAAAGATTGGCTTCCGATAACTGGAGCTAA
- a CDS encoding MarR family winged helix-turn-helix transcriptional regulator, giving the protein MKLEGIDEELMLYGMLFALCNRIQTIGDSQFEDITMKQHFMMVALSVMGEEAPTLKETGEFIGCSYQNVKRMATQLEQNGYLRIIQDEKDKRKLRLVATDKMTKLEQVNLEGTNQFMQEMYRGISKEELKMAIGTLKKMNHNLGGTIQ; this is encoded by the coding sequence TTGAAATTAGAAGGAATTGATGAAGAGCTAATGTTATATGGGATGCTCTTTGCGTTATGCAATCGTATTCAAACAATAGGGGACAGTCAGTTTGAGGACATTACTATGAAGCAGCATTTTATGATGGTTGCATTAAGTGTAATGGGAGAAGAAGCACCCACTTTGAAAGAAACAGGGGAGTTCATTGGCTGTTCTTATCAGAATGTGAAGCGTATGGCAACACAGTTGGAGCAAAATGGATATTTGCGAATCATACAAGATGAAAAAGACAAAAGAAAACTGAGACTTGTTGCAACAGATAAAATGACAAAGCTAGAACAAGTGAATTTAGAAGGGACTAACCAATTTATGCAAGAAATGTATAGGGGAATTAGTAAGGAAGAATTAAAAATGGCTATAGGAACACTTAAGAAGATGAATCACAATTTAGGCGGTACCATACAGTAA
- a CDS encoding GNAT family N-acetyltransferase: MEYRALSTEEMDLELFKEFKRHQVVTKCWRKIDGNWVVKDNPFEENWGEEEYRILIKCLKHTLETGGIVFGAFKEGILKGISSVESEFFGSNQEYLDLSSIHVSEEMRGMGIGKQLFQMASTWAREKGAKKLYISAHSSIESQAFYKAMGCVEALEYNKEHVEKEPCDCQLEYIV; encoded by the coding sequence ATGGAATATAGAGCACTTAGCACGGAAGAAATGGATTTAGAGCTTTTTAAAGAATTTAAGCGTCATCAAGTGGTTACGAAATGTTGGAGAAAAATTGATGGTAATTGGGTAGTTAAGGATAATCCATTTGAGGAGAACTGGGGAGAAGAAGAGTATAGGATATTAATAAAATGCCTTAAGCACACGTTAGAAACTGGTGGTATTGTATTTGGGGCGTTTAAAGAAGGGATACTTAAAGGCATAAGTTCAGTAGAAAGTGAATTTTTCGGATCAAACCAAGAGTATCTAGACCTTTCAAGCATTCATGTATCAGAAGAGATGCGGGGAATGGGAATAGGTAAACAACTTTTTCAAATGGCATCTACATGGGCAAGAGAAAAGGGCGCAAAGAAATTGTATATTTCAGCGCATTCATCAATAGAATCTCAAGCATTTTATAAGGCTATGGGCTGTGTAGAAGCCTTGGAGTATAACAAGGAGCACGTTGAAAAAGAACCTTGTGATTGTCAGTTAGAATATATTGTGTAA
- a CDS encoding AraC family transcriptional regulator, translating into MNYYERIQKAIDYIEASLEEEMKIEDIAKEAFMSVSNFYRMFFAITGYQTKEYIRCRRISCAAHDLKQGKEKIIEVAVKYAYNSVDAFSRSFKSITGFLPSKYTDSIKNYIFERVNVMDKYFEVQDSEVAEQYPDIKVLKEMKAMRVAYYCYYGKNPEDGAFSVMQDWVKKNNIDINNGNYRIFGYNAPDTDASGEEYGYEVCITIPEDLVVEDEKVKTKELSGGLYAVTAIKRGECLGEAIIKGWQRFQKWLEGSKYVYGEAQWLEEHLGFTQDMEHIGGVDLYMPILLRSDLKAEETEELLSPLTCVSYTVKGKNAENKARKYLFDWARNNGIEFQKAETRLFAFYNFEKIGTPEYFYTLYLTIPEALEIKDEKLIKETFTGGLYLKRFIKYKMNSQSWFNFIKSIEHNEKYCFGSHHFMEEYVINEPMIDGDTDIVQYMPVMRRI; encoded by the coding sequence TTGAATTATTATGAAAGGATTCAAAAAGCTATTGACTACATTGAAGCTTCTCTAGAAGAAGAGATGAAGATAGAGGATATAGCTAAAGAAGCTTTTATGTCAGTATCTAATTTTTACCGGATGTTTTTTGCTATTACAGGTTATCAGACTAAAGAATACATACGATGTCGCAGAATATCTTGCGCAGCTCATGATCTTAAACAAGGTAAAGAGAAAATCATAGAGGTGGCTGTAAAATATGCTTACAATAGTGTAGATGCCTTTTCCAGAAGCTTTAAGAGTATTACGGGATTTTTACCTAGTAAGTATACGGATAGCATTAAAAATTATATTTTTGAAAGGGTTAATGTAATGGACAAGTATTTCGAAGTACAAGATAGTGAGGTTGCAGAGCAGTATCCAGATATAAAAGTTTTAAAAGAAATGAAAGCCATGAGAGTTGCTTATTATTGCTATTACGGAAAAAATCCTGAAGATGGTGCCTTTAGCGTCATGCAGGACTGGGTTAAGAAAAATAATATAGATATTAATAATGGGAATTATCGTATCTTTGGTTATAACGCACCCGATACGGATGCATCTGGAGAAGAGTATGGCTATGAGGTGTGTATTACTATTCCAGAAGATTTAGTAGTGGAAGATGAAAAGGTAAAGACTAAAGAGCTGAGTGGCGGATTATATGCAGTAACGGCTATTAAGCGTGGCGAATGCCTTGGAGAAGCAATTATAAAAGGCTGGCAGAGATTTCAAAAGTGGTTAGAGGGAAGTAAATATGTCTATGGGGAGGCACAATGGCTTGAGGAACATCTAGGTTTTACACAAGACATGGAGCATATTGGTGGAGTGGATTTATATATGCCTATCCTATTACGTAGTGATTTAAAGGCAGAGGAAACGGAAGAGCTACTTTCTCCTTTGACCTGTGTTTCTTATACTGTAAAAGGTAAAAATGCAGAAAATAAAGCAAGAAAATATTTATTTGATTGGGCAAGAAACAATGGGATTGAGTTTCAAAAAGCTGAGACAAGGCTATTTGCCTTTTATAACTTTGAAAAGATAGGAACACCGGAGTATTTTTATACCTTATATTTAACTATTCCAGAAGCGCTTGAAATAAAGGATGAGAAGCTTATAAAGGAAACATTTACAGGTGGTTTATATTTAAAACGGTTCATAAAGTATAAAATGAATAGCCAATCTTGGTTTAATTTTATTAAATCCATAGAGCATAATGAGAAGTATTGTTTTGGAAGTCATCATTTTATGGAGGAGTATGTGATTAATGAACCAATGATTGATGGCGATACAGACATTGTACAATATATGCCAGTAATGAGGAGGATTTAG
- a CDS encoding sensor histidine kinase: MKNKMSFRKILLRVFAAFFAFYIGIMSLFTFVQYKHSKADCENRRAGFCSSIMEDIPSASEFSAEHRNIDTPLSYFFIMRRDFFCTNENYIRAALYTETGESVVKTGNYIACPNPIIVNESNFGKSSYESYFALVDVDKYLSSEQITHLFELMQKENDILKFSLSVSGYQYKNEIIPEKITIYKEEWKPTGVIPDKQIIKSASRIKREFLEEYTFIVEDVEGLKKYRADNCTFYPESIVNVGFMNIGDSYYYMKRSRNEKIIRRFETCTPTLTKEMMQEAKEQITISSFESEFYKEKGQIIRYFNEGGKNYYLVVNTVSFPLEIAIKNLAPVYVFSLIMIVLLVVILSKGLWKTYEKQILLEKNRRELTDTIGHELKTPLGIIRTYSEGLKEHISEEKRDHYLEVIIDETAKMDELILEMLDLSKLESKAYTLKEETFCLNTLIQEVLKNKERLFENQELEVTFTADQEWEIVADYKRMMQVINNLVINALIHTPEGGKIQISIEKGRVVIENEGEPIPENQLPLIWDAFYKGDKDKERCERGTGLGLSIVRNVLELHKMPYGVNNTDGGVKFWFELMRRK, encoded by the coding sequence ATGAAAAATAAGATGAGCTTTCGGAAAATACTTTTAAGAGTATTTGCGGCTTTTTTTGCTTTTTATATAGGAATAATGAGCCTATTTACGTTTGTGCAGTATAAACATAGTAAAGCTGATTGCGAAAATAGGAGAGCTGGATTTTGCTCCTCTATTATGGAGGATATACCTTCAGCATCTGAGTTTAGTGCTGAACACAGAAATATAGATACACCCTTAAGTTATTTTTTTATTATGCGGAGAGATTTCTTTTGCACTAATGAGAATTACATAAGAGCGGCACTTTATACAGAAACAGGGGAGAGTGTAGTAAAAACAGGCAACTATATAGCTTGTCCAAATCCCATTATAGTTAATGAAAGTAATTTTGGTAAAAGTTCATATGAATCCTATTTTGCACTAGTTGATGTGGATAAATACCTTAGTAGTGAGCAGATTACTCATTTGTTTGAACTAATGCAAAAAGAAAATGATATCCTAAAGTTTTCATTAAGTGTATCAGGATATCAATATAAGAATGAAATTATTCCTGAGAAAATAACGATTTATAAAGAGGAGTGGAAGCCAACAGGTGTAATTCCTGATAAGCAAATTATTAAAAGTGCTTCACGGATAAAGCGTGAGTTTCTAGAGGAATATACTTTTATAGTAGAAGATGTAGAGGGGCTAAAGAAGTATAGGGCAGATAACTGTACATTTTATCCAGAGAGTATAGTAAATGTAGGGTTTATGAATATAGGAGATAGCTACTACTATATGAAGAGGAGTAGGAATGAGAAGATCATAAGGAGATTTGAGACATGTACACCGACACTTACTAAGGAAATGATGCAGGAAGCCAAGGAGCAGATAACAATATCATCCTTTGAAAGTGAATTTTATAAAGAGAAAGGACAGATCATACGGTATTTTAATGAAGGTGGAAAAAACTATTATTTAGTGGTAAATACAGTTAGCTTTCCATTAGAAATAGCCATAAAAAATTTAGCACCCGTATATGTATTTTCTTTAATTATGATAGTTCTACTAGTAGTTATTTTATCTAAGGGTTTATGGAAAACTTACGAAAAGCAGATACTCTTAGAGAAGAATAGAAGAGAACTTACAGACACTATTGGTCATGAGTTAAAAACACCTTTAGGCATTATTCGTACTTATAGTGAAGGGCTAAAGGAGCATATTTCAGAAGAAAAAAGAGATCATTATCTAGAAGTCATCATAGATGAGACTGCCAAGATGGATGAGCTTATACTAGAAATGCTGGACTTATCAAAGCTAGAATCAAAGGCCTATACATTGAAGGAAGAAACATTTTGTCTGAATACCCTTATCCAAGAGGTCTTAAAAAATAAAGAAAGACTTTTTGAAAATCAGGAATTAGAAGTAACTTTTACTGCTGATCAGGAGTGGGAGATTGTAGCAGACTACAAAAGAATGATGCAAGTAATCAATAATCTAGTAATCAATGCACTTATACATACACCAGAGGGCGGAAAGATTCAAATCTCAATTGAAAAAGGAAGGGTAGTCATTGAAAATGAAGGAGAGCCTATTCCAGAAAATCAGCTTCCTCTAATTTGGGACGCTTTTTATAAAGGAGATAAGGACAAAGAAAGATGTGAAAGAGGGACAGGTCTTGGACTATCTATTGTACGTAACGTATTAGAACTTCATAAAATGCCCTATGGAGTCAACAACACAGATGGAGGAGTAAAATTCTGGTTTGAACTTATGCGCAGAAAATAA
- the rsmH gene encoding 16S rRNA (cytosine(1402)-N(4))-methyltransferase RsmH, translating into MDNQEQKHKRRVRYKGTHPKNYKEKYKELQPEKYGDTIEKVIKKGSTPAGMHISICVKEILEFLQIKPGQKGLDATLGYGGHTLEMLKCLEAKGHMYALDVDPIEIVKTKKRLEDLGYGEEILTIKQLNFRDIDQVAAENGLFDFMLADLGVSSMQIDNPDRGFSFKYEGPLDLRLDPEKGISAAERLKDMTQKELEGMLIENSDEPYAKEISEAIISKIRKKDYISTTTKLQQVIGEALEFIPEDKRKEAIKKSCQRTFQALRIDVNSEFEVLEEFLEKLPNVLAKGGRVAILTFHSGEDRLVKKSFKRLLREGVYSEIATEVIRPSAEECNMNGRARSTKMRWAIKA; encoded by the coding sequence ATGGATAATCAAGAGCAAAAGCACAAACGACGTGTGAGATATAAAGGAACTCATCCAAAAAATTATAAAGAAAAATACAAAGAACTTCAGCCTGAAAAATATGGAGATACGATTGAGAAGGTAATCAAAAAAGGAAGTACACCTGCTGGTATGCATATATCTATATGTGTTAAAGAAATACTAGAATTTTTACAAATAAAACCGGGGCAAAAGGGACTAGATGCAACCCTTGGATATGGTGGTCATACTTTAGAAATGCTAAAATGTTTAGAAGCTAAGGGGCATATGTATGCCTTGGATGTAGATCCTATTGAAATAGTAAAAACAAAAAAACGGTTAGAAGATTTAGGGTATGGAGAGGAAATATTAACAATTAAGCAGCTGAACTTTCGGGATATTGATCAAGTAGCTGCAGAAAATGGCTTATTTGATTTTATGTTGGCGGATTTAGGTGTCTCTTCAATGCAAATTGATAATCCAGATAGAGGTTTTTCATTTAAATATGAAGGGCCATTGGATTTACGATTGGATCCTGAGAAAGGTATATCGGCAGCTGAACGTTTAAAAGATATGACACAAAAAGAATTAGAAGGTATGCTAATTGAAAATTCGGATGAACCTTATGCCAAGGAGATATCAGAGGCTATTATTTCTAAAATAAGAAAAAAAGATTATATTTCTACGACGACTAAGCTTCAACAAGTTATAGGAGAAGCTCTTGAATTTATTCCAGAAGATAAACGAAAAGAAGCGATTAAGAAATCATGTCAAAGAACGTTCCAAGCATTACGAATTGATGTTAATAGTGAGTTTGAAGTGCTAGAAGAATTTTTAGAAAAGCTTCCTAATGTTCTTGCCAAAGGAGGACGTGTTGCCATACTGACATTCCATTCAGGAGAAGATAGACTTGTTAAAAAATCCTTTAAAAGATTACTCCGTGAAGGGGTTTATAGTGAAATTGCCACTGAGGTTATCAGACCATCAGCAGAAGAATGTAATATGAATGGTCGCGCTCGCTCAACGAAAATGAGATGGGCGATAAAGGCATAA